A genomic region of Campylobacter corcagiensis contains the following coding sequences:
- the folE gene encoding GTP cyclohydrolase I FolE: MQNQEKFENLVRQMLEILGEDTDRDGLKKTPQRVYKAMKFLTSGYDMDPKTVLNDALFDSTNNEMVLIKDIEFYSMCEHHLLPIIGRVHVAYIPNGKVVGLSKIPRMVNIFARRLQIQEQLTEQIANAIQEVIKPRGVGVVVEARHMCMEMRGVEKINSTTTTSALRGGFISDARTRKEFFSLINSPKEMRF, translated from the coding sequence ATGCAAAATCAAGAAAAATTTGAAAATTTAGTAAGACAGATGCTTGAAATTTTAGGTGAAGATACAGACCGTGATGGGCTAAAAAAAACTCCACAAAGAGTCTATAAAGCGATGAAATTTCTAACAAGTGGGTATGATATGGACCCAAAAACTGTGTTAAATGATGCTTTGTTTGATAGTACAAATAACGAAATGGTTTTAATAAAAGACATTGAGTTTTATAGTATGTGTGAGCATCACTTGCTACCAATAATAGGAAGAGTTCATGTGGCTTATATCCCAAATGGCAAGGTTGTAGGACTTTCTAAAATTCCAAGAATGGTAAATATTTTCGCAAGAAGACTTCAAATTCAAGAACAACTTACCGAACAAATCGCAAACGCCATACAAGAAGTTATCAAACCAAGGGGCGTAGGCGTAGTAGTTGAAGCAAGGCATATGTGTATGGAGATGAGAGGTGTTGAAAAAATCAACTCAACTACGACAACTTCAGCACTTCGTGGTGGTTTTATAAGCGATGCAAGAACAAGAAAAGAGTTTTTTTCACTTATAAATTCTCCAAAAGAGATGAGATTTTGA